In Cicer arietinum cultivar CDC Frontier isolate Library 1 chromosome 7, Cicar.CDCFrontier_v2.0, whole genome shotgun sequence, a single window of DNA contains:
- the LOC101504208 gene encoding ISWI chromatin-remodeling complex ATPase CHR11-like yields the protein MGRSSKSQVSSASNSEEDEQENVNEQIEDDDDELEAVARSASSDDDDNIVPDKPAEDDADSDDDNQDESNVDPEISKREKARLKEMERLKKQKIQEILDAQNATIDASMNTKGKGRLKYLLQQTELFAHFAKGDQSSSQKTKGRGRHASKVTEEEEDEEYLKEEEGGLGNTRLVTQPSCIQGKMRDYQLAGLNWLIRLYENGINGILADEMGLGKTLQTISLLGYLHEFRGITGPHMVVAPKSTLGNWMNEIRRFCPVLRAIKFLGSPDERKHIREDLLVAGKFDVCVTSFEMVIKEKSALRRFSWRYVIIDEAHRIKNENSLLSKTMRLYNTNYRLLITGTPLQNNLHELWSLLNFLLPEIFSSAETFDEWFQISGENDQQEVVQQLHKVLRPFLLRRLKSDVEKGLPPKKETILKVGMSQMQKQYYKALLQKDLEVVNAGGERKRLLNIAMQLRKCCNHPYLFQGAEPGPPYTTGDHLVTNAGKMVLLDKLLPKLKERDSRVLIFSQMTRLLDILEDYLMFRGYLYCRIDGNTGGDDRDASIEAFNKPGSEKFVFLLSTRAGGLGINLATADVVILYDSDWNPQADLQAQDRAHRIGQKKEVQVFRFCTEYTIEEKVIERAYKKLALDALVIQQGRLAEQKAVNKDDLLQMVRFGAEMVFSSKDSTITDEDIDRIIAKGEESTAELDAKMKKFTEDAIKFKMDDTADLLDFDDEKDENKVDFKKIVSENWVEPSRRERKRNYSENEYFKQTMRQGGPTKPKEPRIPRMPQLHDFQFFNTHRLSELYEKEVRYLMQTHQKNQVKDSIDVDEPEEGGEPLTAEEAEEKEHLLEEGFSSWSRKDFNTFIRACEKYGRNDIRSIASEMEGKTEEEVERYAEVFKEWFKELNDYDRIIKNIERGEARIARKDEIMKAIGKKLDRYKNPWLELKIQYGQNKGKLYNEECDRFMICMIHKLGYGNWDELKAAFRMSPLFRFDWFVKSRTTQELTRRCDTLIRLVEKENQEYDERERQARKEKKLATKSMTPSKRSLPRQAESPSLKKRKQLTMDYYVSSGKRKK from the exons ATGGGAAGAAGTTCCAAGTCTCAGGTTTCAAGCGCCTCCAATTCAGAGGAAGACGAGCAAGAGAACGTCAATGAACAGATCGAAGACGACGATGACGAACTCGAAGCCGTCGCTCGTTCCGCTAGCTCCGACGACGACGATAACATTGTTCCGGATAAACCCGCCGAAGACGACGCTGACTCCGACGACGATAATCAG GATGAAAGTAATGTTGATCCCGAGATTAGTAAGCGTGAGAAAGCGAGATTAAAAGAAATGGAGAGGTTGAAGAAACAAAAGATTCAGGAgatattagatgcacaaaatgCAACTATTGATGCTTCTATG AATACTAAGGGAAAGGGTCGATTGAAGTATCTCTTGCAGCAAACTGAGCTGTTTGCTCATTTTGCCAAAGGTGACCAATCTTCATCTCAGAAGACAAAGGGAAG GGGACGCCATGCTTCGAAAGTGACCGAAGAAGAGGAAGACGAAGAATACcttaaagaagaagaaggtggTTTAGGAAATACAAGGCTGGTTACTCAACCTTCAT GTATCCAAGGGAAAATGAGGGATTACCAACTTGCTGGGCTAAACTGGCTCATACGTTTGTACGAGAATGGAATAAATGGAATTTTAGCAGATGAAATG GGGCTTGGCAAAACTTtacaaactatatctttattggGCTATTTACATGAGTTCAGAGGAATAACAGGTCCACATATGGTGGTTGCTCCAAAATCTACTCTTGGAAATTGGATGAATGAGATTCGGCGCTTTTGTCCAGTTTTACGCGCAATAAAGTTCCTCGGTAGCCCTGATGAAAGG AAACATATAAGAGAAGATCTATTAGTTGCTGGAAAGTTTGATGTGTGTGTGACAAGTTTTGAAATGGTAATCAAAGAGAAGTCTGCACTGCGTCGGTTTAGTTGGCGTtatgtaattattgatgaaGCCCATCGGATCAAGAATGAGAACTCCCTCCTGTCCAAAACAATGAGGCTTTATAATACAAACTACAGACTCCTTATAACTGGCACACCCTTACAG AACAATCTTCATGAACTCTGGTCTCTTCTCAACTTTCTTCTGCCTGAAATTTTTAGTTCTGCTGAAACCTTTGATGAATGGTTTCAAATCTCTGGTGAAAATGATCAACAGGAGGTTGTTCAACAGCTACACAAG GTCCTCCGCCCATTTCTTCTTCGAAGGTTGAAATCAGATGTCGAAAAAGGGTTGCCACCGAAAAAGGAAACCATTCTCAAAGTAGGCATGTCCCAAATGCAGAAACAATATTATAAGGCACTACTGCAGAAGGATCTGGAGGTTGTGAATGCTGGTGGAGAGCGTAAGCGTCTCCTAAATATAGCAATGCAACTTCGAAAATGTTGCAATCACCCATATCTTTTCCAAGGGGCTGAACCTGGTCCTCCCTATACAACAGGGGATCATCTCGTTACAAATGCTG gCAAAATGGTTCTACTCGATAAATTACTTCCCAAACTAAAAGAGAGGGATTCTAGGGTCTTAATATTTTCACAG ATGACTAGGCTGCTAGATATACTTGAAGATTATTTGATGTTTCGTGGCTACCTATACTGTCGCATAGATGGAAATACTGGTGGAGATGATCGTGATGCTTCCATTGAGGCTTTCAACAAACCAGGAAGTGAGAAATTTGTCTTCTTGTTATCTACTCGAGCTGGAGGTCTTGGCATCAATCTTGCCACGGCCGATGTTGTCATTCTTTATGATAGTGACTG GAACCCTCAAGCTGACTTGCAAGCTCAGGATCGAGCTCATAGGATTGGTCAAAAGAAAGAAGTTCAAGTTTTCCGATTTTGCACTGAG TACACAATTGAGGAAAAAGTCATTGAAAGGGCTTACAAAAAGCTTGCACTTGATGCTCTGGTGATTCAGCAAGGACGATTAGCTGAGCAGAAGG CTGTTAATAAAGATGATTTGCTTCAAATGGTTAGATTTGGGGCTGAAATGGTTTTTAGTTCCAAGGACAGTACAATTACAGACGAGGATATTGACAGAATTATTGCCAAAGGAGAGGAATCAACAGCCGAGCTTGATGCTAAGATGAAGAAATTTACTGAAGATGCAATCAAATTTAAGATGGATGACA cTGCTGATTTGCTTGATTTTGATGATGAGAAA GATGAGAACAAAGttgatttcaaaaaaattgtgagTGAAAACTGGGTTGAGCCATCAAGAAGAGAACGGAAGCGCAA TTACTCAGAGAATGAATACTTCAAACAAACAATGCGCCAAGGTGGCCCCACTAAACCAAAAGAACCCCGAATTCCTAGGATGCCTCAGTT GCATGATTTTCAGTTCTTCAACACACACAGGCTGAGTGAGTTGTATGAAAAGGAAGTTCGTTATCTAATG CAAACACATCAGAAGAATCAGGTAAAAGACTCCATAGATGTTGATGAACCTGAAG AGGGGGGAGAACCATTGACTGCAGAAGAGGCGGAAGAAAAGGAGCACCTGCTAGAGGAG GGGTTTTCATCATGGAGCCGAAAGGATTTTAACACTTTCATTAGGGCATGTGAAAAATATGGCCGAAATGATATAAGGAGTATTGCTTCTGAGATGGAAGgaaaaacagaagaagaagTTGAAAGATATGCAGAAGTCTTCAAAGAGTGGTTCAAGGAATTGAATG ATTATGATAGAATTATTAAAAACATTGAAAGAGGGGAGGCAAGAATAGCTCGGAAAGATGAGATCATGAAAGCTATTGGGAAGAAGTTGGACCGATACAAGAACCCTTGGCTAGAGTTGAAGATACAATATGGACAAAACAAAGGAAAGTTGTACAATGAAGAATGTGATCGATTCATG ATATGCATGATTCACAAACTTGGGTATGGGAATTGGGACGAATTGAAGGCGGCCTTTCGAATGTCACCCTTGTTTCGTTTTGATTGGTTTGTAAAATCACGCACAACACAGGAACTAACAAGGAGATGTGACACCCTCATTCGGCTTGTAGAGAAGGAAAACCAAGAATACGATGAAAGAGAGAGACAAGCTCGTAAAGAAAAGAAACTTGCCACCAAG AGTATGACTCCATCAAAGCGCTCCTTGCCAAGACAAGCAGAGAGTCCATCTCTGAAGAAGCGGAAGCAGTTAACAATGGATTACTATGTAAGCTCG GGGAAGAGGAAAAAATAA
- the LOC101503330 gene encoding monothiol glutaredoxin-S2-like: MERITKMVSERPVVIFSKSTCCMSHTIKTLLSEFGVNPAVHELDEIPRGREIEQALSRLGCSPTVPTLYIAGDLIGGANQVMSLHLNRSLIPMLKKAGALWL, encoded by the coding sequence atggagagAATAACAAAGATGGTTTCAGAGAGGCCAGTGGTGATATTCAGCAAGAGTACATGTTGCATGAGTCATACAATAAAGACACTTTTGAGTGAGTTTGGTGTGAATCCAGCAGTACATGAACTTGATGAGATACCAAGAGGGAGAGAAATTGAACAAGCTCTTTCAAGATTAGGTTGTTCTCCAACTGTTCCCACTCTCTACATTGCTGGTGACCTTATTGGTGGTGCCAATCAAGTTATGTCTCTTCATCTTAACCGTTCTTTGATTCCAATGCTTAAAAAAGCTGGTGCTCTTTGGCTTTAA
- the LOC101503660 gene encoding receptor-like cytoplasmic kinase 185, whose product MGCFPFFGSSNKNADFVYSTRIFPDRYKFAPNDKSLQNIKAPKFTLEELEAATKNFGPECLLGEGTLGRVFETHLDSINKVVAVKQLDPNNFKGNREFLVKVLRLSLLHDKNLVNLIGYCADNNQRLLVQEFMPFGSLKSHINKMPLDWNKRIKIAFEVAMGLDYLHNKTSPPLVHGDLKASNVLLDEDYSVKLSDFGLAKLGPEDENGPNRFTGTIGYCAPEFVITGETTMMSDVYSFGVIFLQLISGREAFDLTRPIHERNIVVWAQSLLGNRKNFSKIVDPLLKGYPLRGFHRALAIIGMCLVKEPSKRPVIGDIVVALTLEFNMKYNDQIDHSDPHYEKTRIVAPHRKMYYD is encoded by the exons atgggTTGTTTTCCATTTTTTGGATCATCCAACAAAAATGCTGACTTCGTTTACTCCACAAGGATTTTCCCAG ATAGATATAAGTTTGCTCCAAACGATAAGTCACTACAGAATATTAAAGCACCTAAATTTACATTGGAAGAGCTTGAAGCTGCTACCAAGAATTTTGGTCCAGAATGTTTATTAGGTGAAGGAACTTTGGGGCGTGTATTCGAAACTCACCTTGATAGCATTAACAAA GTAGTTGCTGTGAAACAACTTGACCCAAATAACTTCAAAGGAAATAGAGAATTTTTGGTGAAGGTTCTGAGGCTAAGCCTCTTACATGACAAAAATCTAGTGAACTTGATTGGTTACTGTGCTGATAACAATCAAAGGTTACTAGTTCAGGAGTTTATGCCATTTGGGTCATTAAAGAGTCATATAAACAAGATGCCACTAGATTGGAACAAAAGGATAAAAATAGCATTTGAAGTAGCAATGGGTTTGGATTACTTGCATAACAAGACATCTCCCCCTTTAGTACATGGAGACTTAAAAGCATCCAATGTTCTCTTAGATGAAGATTATAGTGTCAAGTTATCAGATTTTGGGTTAGCAAAACTTGGACCAGAAGATGAAAATGGACCGAATCGATTCACGGGAACAATTGGTTATTGTGCCCCTGAATTTGTTATCACAGGAGAAACAACTATGATGTCTGATGTATACAGCTTTGGAGTAATCTTCCTTCAACTTATCTCAGGAAGAGAGGCTTTTGATCTAACACGTCCCATCCATGAGAGAAATATTGTTGTATGG GCACAATCTCTTTTGGGCAACCGTAAGAACTTCAGCAAAATAGTTGACCCTCTACTGAAAGGTTATCCATTGCGAGGATTTCATCGAGCACTTGCCATTATAGGAATGTGTTTGGTAAAAGAACCTTCTAAAAGGCCTGTCATTGGTGATATTGTGGTTGCTCTTACATTGGAGTTCAACATGAAGTATAATGACCAAATTGATCATTCTGATCCTCATTATGAGAAGACTAGAATAGTAGCCCCACATAGGAAGATGTATTATGATTGA